A genomic region of Pelodiscus sinensis isolate JC-2024 chromosome 1, ASM4963464v1, whole genome shotgun sequence contains the following coding sequences:
- the ASZ1 gene encoding ankyrin repeat, SAM and basic leucine zipper domain-containing protein 1 isoform X2 — protein MTPLMYASREGHPQVVAVLVAYGSQINAQDENGYTALTWASRQGHKKVVLKLLELGADKILQTKDGKTAGEIAKNSKHSELFSLLSLTANPLHGKFQNLLKEEAIHKLLKAVPDAIRDHRVSSYAAFGDLEVFLHGLGLEHITELLKEKDIALRQLLTMKKDDFTQIGITNTRDQQKILDAVKELQVEDVKFEELPEVMNLEFSGDEFLTFLLKLNRQCGHLTTAVQNIVSQLPTNSHKVVLEWGPPQSFTKVCEDLVCNVEDLSEEVSKLKDLMQKLQNGQKNDPTRLRPLEKTPTWKSRLIKKAAVTLFGVGFLFLITKLTLKKA, from the exons ATGACTCCACTTATGTATGCATCTCGAGAAGGACACCCTCAGGTTGTTGCTGTTCTTGTTGCTTATGGATCACAAATAAATGCCCAGGATGAAAATGGTTATACA gCACTGACATGGGCATCTCGCCAAGGGCATAAGAAGGTAGTCTTGAAGTTGCTTGAACTTGGAGCTGATAAAATTCTACAAACCAAAGATGGAAAGACAGCTGGAGAGATTGCAAAAAACAGTAAACATTCAGAG ctttttagcTTACTTTCTTTGACTGCAAATCCCTTGCATGGGAAGTTCCAGAACCTGCTTAAAGAAGAAGCTATCCACAAACTCTTGAAAGCGGTCCCTGATGCAATTAGAGATCATAGAGTtag TTCCTATGCAGCGTTTGGTGACCTAGAAGTATTTTTACATGGTCTTGGTCTAGAACACATAACAGAGTTATTAAAG GAAAAAGATATAGCTTTAAGACAGCTTTTGACCATGAAAAAAGATGATTTTACCCAG ATCGGGATTACAAATACCAGAGACCAACAGAAAATCTTGGATGCTGTTAAAGAGCTGCAGGTGGAAGATGTAAAATTTGAAGAATTACCTGAAGTGATGAACTTAGAATTCAG TGGTGATGAGTTcctcacttttcttctgaaactgAATAGACAGTGTGGTCATCTTACAACTGCTGTGCAAAACATAGTTAGCCAGTTACCCACAAACTCTCACAAG GTTGTACTGGAGTGGGGTCCTCCCCAGAGCTTCACTAAAGTTTGTGAGGACTTGGTTTGTAATGTTGAAGATTTGAGTGAAGAAGTTAGCAAACTAAAGGATCTCATGCAAAAG CTTCAAAATGGACAGAAAAATGACCCCACTCGCCTACGACCCCTGGAAAAAACACCTACCTGGAAAAGTAGACTAATAAAAAAGGCAGCAGTAACCCTGTTTGGAGTTGGATTTCTCTTTCTTATTACTAAATTAACTTTAAAGAAAGCCTGA